From a single Paenibacillus sp. FSL R5-0345 genomic region:
- a CDS encoding Na+/H+ antiporter, whose translation METFLVVLVLLGLIAISNIINRFIPSVPIPLIQIGLGVMAVLMPLGIHMTLEPELFFVLFIAPLLFNDGKRTPRNELWNLRGPILMLALGLVFATVLIAGYSINWMIPTIPLAAAFALAAILSPTDAVAVSAIAGRVHLPKSIHRILEGESLMNDASGLVAFNFAIAAAVTGVFSLPKASISFVVIAVGGLIVGALLAFLLIRLSVIIRRLGMEDITVHVLLQILTPFIIYLISEEIGVSGILAVVAGGIIHAVEKDRAVSPQYKLQLVSASTWSVLLYILNGLVFLILGLSIPDVIEVIYRDTAVDNLMVVGYVLAITVLLFVLRFLWVYVFSLVGSRLRKIEKSSVKSLLILTISGVRGAVTLAGAFSIPFVLGDGSPFPERDLIIFIAAGVILMSLLIASIFLPILAGKEEPVAESGDTGAEQAAKSKVIAAGITMLQSMMTEESKESALPALSEFRDKVYSLNREDQANDPALEDFRRLGVEARIVGLQAERKELNQLLENNEIPASVAQKLEEFLDHSEVFLARSLNSQIRISITEIRRLFAGMFSGQNEGEASQQMLRQAECAREAKIAMAQAAIAAVNASKNENNRKAVEKIASSYEQLISRLEQGKGWTKDGLVDDQKLEMKLKAIQEQRDKVQQMYQDGTINRKLAGKLRKFVDHLETSIWED comes from the coding sequence TTGGAGACTTTTCTAGTTGTACTCGTCCTACTGGGGCTTATCGCAATATCCAATATCATAAACCGATTCATTCCCTCTGTACCGATACCGTTAATTCAGATTGGTCTGGGTGTAATGGCTGTGTTAATGCCTTTGGGAATACATATGACACTGGAACCGGAGCTGTTCTTCGTGTTATTCATTGCTCCGCTTTTGTTTAATGATGGGAAACGAACACCAAGAAATGAATTATGGAACTTACGTGGCCCGATATTAATGCTGGCACTGGGTTTGGTTTTTGCCACGGTGCTTATTGCTGGTTATTCGATTAACTGGATGATCCCAACGATTCCACTAGCGGCTGCATTTGCTCTGGCAGCAATCTTATCGCCGACAGATGCAGTCGCAGTCAGCGCCATCGCTGGAAGGGTGCATCTTCCGAAGAGTATTCATCGCATTCTAGAGGGTGAATCATTAATGAATGATGCCTCTGGGCTTGTTGCCTTTAATTTCGCCATTGCCGCAGCAGTTACGGGTGTGTTTTCTTTACCGAAAGCCTCCATTAGCTTTGTAGTTATAGCTGTAGGCGGGTTGATTGTCGGGGCATTATTGGCTTTTCTTCTGATCCGGCTAAGTGTAATTATTCGCAGGCTGGGGATGGAGGATATCACGGTGCATGTGCTGCTGCAGATCCTAACCCCTTTTATTATCTATCTGATCAGTGAAGAGATAGGGGTATCTGGCATTTTAGCAGTGGTTGCAGGAGGGATTATTCATGCGGTGGAGAAGGACCGTGCTGTATCTCCGCAGTATAAGCTGCAACTGGTATCCGCCAGTACATGGTCTGTTCTACTCTATATATTGAACGGTCTGGTCTTCCTTATTCTCGGTTTATCTATTCCAGACGTTATTGAAGTAATCTACCGTGATACGGCCGTGGATAATCTTATGGTCGTTGGTTATGTATTAGCCATTACCGTGCTGCTGTTTGTACTACGGTTTCTATGGGTGTATGTGTTCTCTCTAGTGGGATCTCGTCTGCGGAAAATAGAAAAATCGTCAGTTAAGTCACTATTAATCCTCACCATTTCAGGAGTGCGTGGAGCGGTTACCTTAGCAGGTGCTTTCTCGATTCCTTTTGTTCTAGGGGATGGATCGCCATTTCCTGAGCGTGATTTAATCATCTTTATCGCTGCAGGTGTTATTCTTATGTCGCTGCTGATCGCCAGTATCTTTTTGCCAATTCTAGCAGGTAAAGAAGAGCCGGTTGCCGAATCAGGTGATACAGGAGCCGAGCAGGCGGCCAAATCTAAGGTTATTGCTGCCGGTATAACCATGCTGCAAAGTATGATGACAGAAGAGAGCAAGGAATCCGCATTGCCAGCTTTGAGTGAATTTAGAGATAAGGTTTATAGTCTAAACCGTGAGGACCAAGCGAATGATCCAGCACTCGAGGACTTCCGCCGCTTGGGGGTTGAAGCAAGGATTGTAGGTCTGCAAGCCGAGCGCAAAGAGCTGAACCAATTGCTGGAGAACAATGAGATTCCCGCCTCAGTTGCTCAGAAGCTGGAAGAATTCCTGGATCATAGTGAAGTCTTTCTAGCTAGGAGTCTGAATTCTCAAATTAGAATATCGATTACCGAGATTAGACGGCTGTTTGCGGGGATGTTCTCAGGACAGAATGAAGGGGAAGCTAGCCAACAAATGCTGCGACAGGCTGAATGTGCAAGAGAAGCGAAAATTGCTATGGCCCAAGCAGCTATAGCTGCTGTTAATGCGAGTAAGAACGAGAATAACCGAAAAGCAGTAGAGAAGATTGCAAGCAGTTATGAGCAGCTAATCTCACGTCTAGAGCAGGGGAAAGGCTGGACTAAGGATGGTCTTGTGGATGATCAAAAGCTTGAAATGAAGCTGAAAGCCATTCAAGAGCAGCGGGATAAGGTGCAGCAAATGTACCAGGATGGAACCATTAACCGCAAGCTAGCCGGCAAGTTACGCAAGTTCGTAGATCATTTGGAGACATCGATTTGGGAGGATTAG
- a CDS encoding DIP1984 family protein translates to MKLAEALVNRSDLTRKIAQLKQRLERVVKVQEGEEPAEQPEVLLQELERAVNEQTILIRAINRTNSSVAFNENWSIADALAERDKMLQLRKLLSDLLEQASITQDRYSRSEVRFQRTVDVVQIQKQMDDLSKSYRELDFKIQEKNWTVSLTIPQ, encoded by the coding sequence ATGAAACTCGCGGAAGCGTTAGTGAATCGGAGTGATCTTACCCGTAAAATCGCGCAGCTAAAGCAGCGCCTGGAGCGAGTCGTTAAAGTTCAAGAGGGTGAGGAGCCGGCTGAACAGCCAGAGGTTCTTTTACAGGAGTTAGAAAGAGCTGTGAATGAACAGACGATTTTGATCCGAGCGATTAATCGAACGAATTCATCTGTGGCTTTCAATGAGAACTGGAGTATTGCCGATGCGCTAGCGGAACGGGACAAAATGCTACAGCTGCGGAAGCTACTTAGCGATTTGCTTGAACAGGCTTCCATTACTCAGGACCGTTATAGCCGCTCAGAGGTTCGTTTTCAGAGAACGGTGGATGTCGTTCAGATTCAGAAGCAGATGGATGATCTATCGAAGTCTTACCGTGAGTTGGATTTTAAGATTCAGGAGAAGAACTGGACGGTATCCTTAACTATACCGCAATAA
- a CDS encoding DNA polymerase IV: protein MNKERVIMLSDCQSFYASVEKASNPQYSNKPLIVAGDPARRSGIVLAACPIAKSFGITTAETLKEALAKCPEVIVVRPHMQQYIDVSSQITDILRKFSDQVEPYSIDEQFIDVSGSLSLFGSPSEIATAIQDLILRNTGVRARIGIGYSKVTAKMACDLWAKKNKAGIFTLTKEQLPDVLWPLPISELFMVGRRMSVHFQSMGITTIGHLAQMPLSELKWRMREKFHKKCDIDAELYWRIANGIDDSPVSPSTYEVAPKSVGHQMTLPRDYYKLQDIKTIILELSELVCRRCRKLKVHGAVVSVGCQGASFDDPTGFSRQTTMSDPTNATLLVYEAALSLFKLHWDGQPVRRIHLSLSNLSDESQYQLTLFESRPRYRELERATDALKNKYGETIIGRAASFTDAGQLKDRSGKIGGHYK, encoded by the coding sequence ATGAATAAAGAGCGTGTCATTATGCTATCCGATTGCCAAAGCTTCTATGCCTCCGTGGAGAAAGCCTCTAATCCGCAGTACAGCAACAAGCCACTTATCGTCGCTGGAGACCCCGCTCGACGGAGCGGTATTGTACTTGCTGCCTGTCCTATAGCCAAATCTTTTGGCATTACTACTGCCGAGACGTTGAAAGAAGCGCTGGCGAAATGCCCCGAGGTCATCGTGGTCAGACCGCATATGCAGCAATATATCGACGTCTCCTCTCAAATCACAGACATTCTGCGCAAATTTAGTGACCAGGTAGAACCCTATTCTATCGATGAGCAGTTTATAGATGTCAGCGGTAGCCTCAGTTTATTTGGCAGCCCAAGCGAGATTGCCACCGCCATTCAAGATCTAATTCTCAGAAATACAGGCGTACGTGCGCGCATTGGCATTGGATACTCCAAGGTTACCGCCAAAATGGCCTGCGACCTGTGGGCCAAGAAGAACAAAGCGGGTATATTCACCCTCACTAAAGAACAACTTCCCGATGTACTCTGGCCCCTCCCCATTAGCGAGCTATTCATGGTAGGCCGCCGCATGTCTGTTCACTTCCAGAGTATGGGTATCACAACGATTGGCCATTTGGCACAGATGCCGTTAAGCGAGCTAAAATGGCGCATGCGGGAGAAATTCCACAAAAAATGTGATATCGATGCCGAGCTATATTGGCGGATAGCCAATGGAATCGATGACAGCCCCGTGAGCCCCAGCACCTATGAAGTCGCACCCAAAAGTGTTGGGCACCAAATGACGCTGCCACGGGATTACTATAAGCTGCAAGATATCAAGACCATCATCCTAGAGCTGTCTGAGCTTGTATGTAGACGTTGCCGCAAATTGAAAGTACATGGTGCAGTCGTGTCTGTCGGCTGCCAAGGTGCCAGCTTTGATGACCCAACAGGCTTCTCAAGACAGACTACAATGAGTGACCCTACGAATGCCACCCTGTTAGTATATGAGGCTGCTCTTTCGCTCTTTAAGCTACACTGGGACGGCCAGCCTGTACGCAGAATTCACTTAAGCTTGTCCAATCTATCTGACGAAAGCCAGTACCAGCTAACGCTATTTGAGTCTCGCCCTCGCTATCGTGAACTCGAGCGGGCCACCGATGCTCTCAAAAATAAATACGGGGAGACGATCATTGGACGGGCAGCTTCTTTCACAGACGCCGGGCAGCTTAAGGACAGGTCTGGAAAGATCGGCGGACACTATAAATGA
- a CDS encoding threonine/serine exporter family protein: protein MILQLITSFIAAATFCILFNAPKRSLLQCGFAGMVGWMVYVLLNVEFGPVVATFAASVIVGIVSQFFARSFKMPVIIFSVGGIIPLVPGGLAYDAMRKFVEEDYTLAVEIAVRALMLSGAIAAGLVLSDVIGQMFRRRAIK, encoded by the coding sequence ATGATTTTGCAACTTATAACCAGTTTTATCGCCGCGGCAACCTTCTGTATTCTATTTAATGCGCCTAAGCGCTCACTACTACAGTGTGGTTTTGCCGGAATGGTGGGCTGGATGGTGTATGTGCTTCTTAATGTAGAGTTCGGACCTGTTGTAGCTACGTTTGCAGCTAGTGTAATAGTGGGCATCGTCAGCCAGTTTTTTGCGCGATCCTTCAAAATGCCGGTTATTATTTTTAGTGTAGGTGGTATTATCCCACTTGTTCCGGGTGGCCTCGCTTACGATGCTATGCGTAAATTTGTGGAAGAGGACTATACTCTGGCTGTAGAAATCGCTGTCCGGGCATTAATGCTCTCTGGAGCCATTGCAGCTGGACTCGTGCTAAGTGATGTAATTGGACAAATGTTCCGGCGCCGCGCAATCAAATAA
- a CDS encoding MBL fold metallo-hydrolase, with amino-acid sequence MHIASGIEMLEITAQVMGGSDTIYPTLLWDQNSAVLVDTGFPGLLPMFKEALKEAHVPWEQLRTVIITHQDLDHIGSLPALLSDESLSLTVLAHEIEKPYIEGERMLLKHTPEALAAAEAMIPPHVPEEWRHAFLSVLSHPPKGRVDQTLMDGEMLPLAGGITIIHTPGHSPGHLSLYHHNSRTLIAADALTVQDGELHGPTPSATPDMKLALSSLAKFSEYEIEKVICYHGGIYRGDAKKRIAEIAEEKE; translated from the coding sequence ATGCATATTGCTAGTGGAATAGAAATGTTAGAGATTACAGCACAGGTTATGGGTGGCAGTGACACCATTTACCCCACATTGCTCTGGGATCAAAATTCAGCTGTACTCGTCGACACTGGATTTCCGGGCCTGCTCCCCATGTTCAAAGAGGCTCTAAAAGAAGCCCACGTACCTTGGGAACAACTACGTACTGTAATCATCACACATCAAGATTTAGATCATATTGGGAGCTTACCTGCCCTGTTATCAGATGAAAGCCTAAGCCTTACTGTTCTGGCTCATGAAATCGAAAAGCCTTATATTGAAGGAGAGCGGATGCTCCTTAAACACACCCCTGAAGCTTTAGCAGCGGCAGAAGCCATGATCCCCCCTCATGTACCAGAGGAATGGCGCCACGCTTTCCTATCCGTGTTATCCCATCCCCCTAAGGGAAGAGTAGATCAAACCCTCATGGATGGGGAAATGCTGCCTCTTGCCGGGGGAATTACGATTATTCATACACCAGGACATAGCCCTGGGCATCTGAGTCTGTACCATCATAATAGCCGTACGCTGATTGCCGCGGATGCGCTAACGGTTCAAGACGGTGAGCTGCATGGGCCCACTCCTTCGGCAACGCCTGACATGAAGTTAGCCTTATCCTCTCTGGCTAAGTTCTCTGAGTATGAAATTGAGAAGGTCATTTGCTATCATGGCGGGATTTATCGCGGTGATGCAAAGAAACGAATTGCTGAAATTGCTGAAGAAAAAGAATAA
- a CDS encoding DegV family protein, with translation MKSIAWVTDSTSIIDPEFAKNNHVYIIPLRIIINNECYKENIDITIDDFYEKMRQHEKVGSSQPPIGEFIELYERLKEEYDEIIAVHLSSELSGTYNASMQGAEIAEANVIGIDAKVGAYPIREMIMRGIHWQKKGLSGLEIKAKIENIIQNMSFYLIPASLTQLHRSGRVSGSQFVLSQLLRINLLLRFDEGKVVVVEKIRTMKKTQQTLLDIFKQDVGLVSDVCIMHSNNLEMALKLEEDIKAMAPDLRTEIMTYIPAVAVHAGEGTVGLSWIKNTSINSIHPDVTPAAFPEAALV, from the coding sequence ATGAAATCAATTGCCTGGGTAACCGACAGTACAAGTATAATAGATCCGGAATTCGCCAAGAACAATCATGTGTATATTATTCCGTTACGAATTATTATCAACAACGAATGTTATAAAGAAAATATAGATATTACAATCGATGACTTCTATGAGAAAATGCGTCAGCATGAAAAGGTAGGCAGTTCACAGCCTCCAATCGGTGAGTTTATCGAGCTATACGAACGGTTGAAGGAAGAATACGATGAAATTATCGCTGTACATCTATCGTCAGAACTCAGTGGCACCTACAATGCTTCGATGCAAGGCGCCGAAATAGCGGAGGCCAATGTAATTGGAATTGATGCCAAGGTAGGCGCTTATCCGATCAGAGAAATGATCATGCGCGGTATACATTGGCAGAAGAAGGGCCTTTCTGGACTGGAAATTAAAGCGAAGATTGAAAATATTATTCAGAATATGTCCTTTTACTTAATTCCTGCGAGCTTGACACAGCTTCATCGCAGTGGACGTGTTTCTGGATCACAATTTGTACTTAGTCAATTGCTGCGCATAAACCTGCTGCTTCGTTTTGACGAAGGGAAGGTCGTTGTTGTGGAGAAGATTCGCACGATGAAGAAGACGCAACAGACGCTTTTGGATATATTTAAACAGGATGTAGGGCTTGTTAGTGATGTATGCATCATGCATTCTAATAATTTAGAGATGGCACTTAAGCTGGAAGAGGACATCAAAGCGATGGCCCCTGACTTACGTACAGAGATTATGACATATATTCCTGCTGTGGCTGTTCATGCGGGTGAAGGTACTGTAGGGCTGTCCTGGATCAAGAACACTAGCATCAATAGTATTCATCCGGATGTTACACCCGCAGCCTTTCCGGAAGCAGCACTTGTATAG
- a CDS encoding threonine/serine exporter family protein, with protein sequence MDSTSNTTYYEIVDLCLLAGKIMLQNGAETSRVEDTMTRMAGSLGFPGAHSYVTPTVIMFTTNRIEPVKLYRIAERTTDLQKVSEVNDISRRLSERQITAEEARAKLGEVDEASPVYPVWLQILAAALTGACFTVMFKGSLWDALPALPISGLGFAAVIYLHRLVQTKFFAEFSASFLIGLLAFCSVKLGIGQEMDKIIIGSVMPLVPGLLITNAVRDLMAGHLVSGISKGADAFLTAFAIGTGIGLVLSLF encoded by the coding sequence TTGGATAGTACGAGTAACACTACCTATTATGAAATCGTTGATCTCTGTCTTCTTGCTGGCAAGATCATGCTGCAGAATGGTGCAGAAACATCCAGAGTTGAAGATACGATGACGCGAATGGCTGGATCTCTCGGGTTCCCGGGAGCACACAGTTATGTGACGCCAACCGTAATTATGTTCACCACAAATAGAATAGAGCCTGTTAAGTTATACAGGATTGCGGAACGAACAACAGATCTGCAGAAGGTATCGGAGGTCAATGACATTTCTCGGCGTCTGAGCGAACGTCAGATTACAGCTGAGGAAGCCCGTGCAAAATTAGGAGAAGTCGATGAAGCCTCACCTGTCTATCCCGTATGGTTGCAGATCTTAGCAGCCGCCCTTACAGGTGCTTGCTTCACCGTTATGTTTAAAGGCAGTTTGTGGGATGCTCTCCCCGCCTTGCCGATTTCCGGACTAGGCTTCGCTGCGGTCATTTATCTGCATCGTTTAGTGCAGACTAAATTCTTCGCAGAGTTTTCTGCTTCCTTCCTGATCGGACTTCTAGCCTTCTGTTCTGTAAAGCTGGGAATTGGTCAAGAGATGGACAAAATCATTATCGGCTCCGTTATGCCTCTAGTACCCGGACTACTCATTACTAATGCCGTTCGTGATCTGATGGCCGGTCATCTTGTCTCAGGCATATCCAAGGGTGCCGATGCCTTTCTAACTGCATTTGCGATCGGTACAGGTATCGGGCTTGTACTATCACTATTTTAA
- a CDS encoding helix-turn-helix transcriptional regulator translates to MGPSFIHFAAPPFPYFLECNHTVYQPGDQHPNRSHIGVFDLLIVEQGCLFIGEERNQWEVSAGHTLLLLPDRYHYSVKPCEEITSFIWIHFHTLADWSSSEGEPVYINRETHFRQFLTHPYTIRVPQFGPLPDPFERSGQAQMLLQLSTGRRSSAVWQQQRIFEEMLRMMDLAQHDTSESHAVEIAEQTETYIRNHYAEPLSNTSLADVLHFHYNYLARCMKRVYGLTPMEYLTDYRLEQAKLLLLKTEISIAGIAERTGFESTAYFSRRFAQQIGISPLRFRKRYSR, encoded by the coding sequence GTGGGCCCTTCATTTATACATTTCGCTGCCCCGCCATTTCCTTATTTTCTAGAATGCAATCACACCGTTTATCAACCCGGAGATCAGCATCCGAATAGAAGCCATATTGGGGTATTTGATCTGCTTATTGTAGAACAGGGCTGTCTATTTATCGGCGAAGAGCGTAATCAATGGGAGGTTTCGGCTGGCCATACACTGCTACTGCTGCCCGATCGCTATCATTATTCCGTTAAGCCGTGCGAAGAGATCACTTCATTCATATGGATTCATTTTCATACCCTTGCAGATTGGTCTAGCTCTGAGGGTGAACCCGTGTATATTAACCGTGAAACACATTTTCGGCAGTTTCTTACTCATCCATATACCATTCGCGTGCCACAGTTTGGTCCCCTTCCTGACCCCTTTGAACGGAGCGGACAAGCCCAGATGCTATTGCAGCTGTCTACGGGTCGGCGTTCCAGCGCAGTTTGGCAGCAGCAACGTATATTTGAAGAAATGCTGCGGATGATGGATCTAGCACAGCATGATACTTCAGAAAGTCATGCGGTGGAAATCGCCGAGCAGACGGAGACTTATATCCGCAATCATTATGCGGAGCCTCTTTCCAATACCTCACTGGCGGATGTGCTGCATTTTCACTATAACTACCTTGCTCGCTGCATGAAACGGGTATACGGACTGACTCCAATGGAGTATTTAACAGACTATCGTTTGGAACAAGCCAAGCTGCTGCTGCTCAAGACAGAGATATCTATAGCCGGAATCGCAGAACGTACCGGCTTCGAGAGCACCGCCTACTTCTCGCGTCGGTTTGCTCAGCAGATCGGAATCTCTCCGCTTCGCTTCCGCAAGCGTTACTCCCGTTAA
- a CDS encoding GNAT family N-acetyltransferase → MLNKVMGESLLFTEIREEHLADVLDIYNYYVLNTTVSFHTEPLGLDEMRQSVMNDDPRFKSYVILSWDNIIQGYVLIARHKSKPAYDTSGEISVYLKPACVGNRIGQHALRFIEKRAAELDFHVLVATVCAENERSRQLFLNNGYEQCAYFKEIGCKFGRKLDIASYQKILGGIQI, encoded by the coding sequence GTGTTAAACAAAGTAATGGGAGAGAGCTTGTTATTTACTGAAATTCGTGAAGAACATCTGGCAGATGTACTTGATATTTATAACTATTATGTGCTTAACACCACGGTATCTTTTCACACGGAGCCCTTAGGTTTGGATGAAATGCGTCAATCCGTGATGAATGATGATCCGCGATTCAAATCGTACGTGATTTTATCCTGGGATAATATCATTCAGGGTTATGTACTGATTGCTAGACATAAGAGCAAACCGGCTTATGATACCTCTGGGGAGATCAGTGTGTATTTGAAACCGGCTTGTGTGGGTAATAGAATAGGACAGCATGCCTTACGCTTTATTGAAAAGAGGGCTGCCGAGCTGGATTTTCATGTATTAGTAGCTACTGTATGCGCAGAGAATGAACGCAGTCGCCAGCTTTTTTTGAATAATGGATATGAGCAATGCGCTTACTTTAAGGAGATTGGCTGTAAATTTGGTCGAAAATTAGATATCGCCAGCTATCAGAAAATCTTAGGAGGAATTCAGATATGA
- a CDS encoding NAD(P)-dependent oxidoreductase → MKIAVVGASGKAGSRITQEALDRGHEVTAIVRDASKVTNKKAKVIEKDVFALTAEDLKGFDVVVNAFGAPFGQEHLHVEAGNVLIEALKDAPNTRLIVVGGAGSLYVDEAKTLKVIDTPDFPDFIKPTATNQGKNLEILQGTDSLSWTFVSPSANFAIGTRTGSYVKGKDNLLVNSKGESYVSYEDYAIAIVDEIEQPQHIRERFTVVSES, encoded by the coding sequence ATGAAAATCGCAGTTGTTGGAGCAAGTGGAAAAGCCGGAAGCCGAATCACTCAGGAAGCACTAGATAGAGGCCATGAAGTTACAGCCATTGTACGGGATGCATCGAAAGTTACAAATAAGAAGGCAAAAGTTATTGAAAAGGATGTATTTGCGCTTACCGCTGAAGATTTAAAGGGTTTTGATGTGGTGGTAAATGCTTTTGGAGCACCGTTTGGACAAGAGCATCTGCATGTGGAGGCCGGAAATGTGCTTATTGAAGCGTTGAAGGATGCCCCTAACACAAGATTGATTGTAGTTGGAGGTGCGGGAAGTCTATATGTAGATGAAGCTAAGACGCTTAAAGTGATAGATACCCCTGATTTCCCTGACTTTATCAAGCCAACGGCTACGAATCAAGGGAAGAACCTGGAGATTCTGCAAGGTACAGATTCCCTGTCTTGGACTTTCGTTAGCCCATCCGCTAATTTTGCTATAGGGACAAGAACGGGGTCTTACGTAAAAGGTAAAGATAATCTGCTTGTGAATTCCAAGGGTGAGAGCTATGTGAGCTATGAAGATTATGCGATTGCTATTGTAGATGAGATTGAACAACCACAGCATATTCGCGAGCGCTTTACAGTTGTTTCGGAATCTTAA
- a CDS encoding YitT family protein, with the protein MQPLRYLIILLGSLLIATGTNFFLVPYKILDGGIIGIALIINYLSDAKIGVAIILCSFPIFLLAWLKERDIFYNSVLGLLTSSFLIELLGPFQYYFLYYFEFGSVSSAIIGGFLMGTGLGIMLRFKASTGGTDLLAQFIKKYVPLNLGVIIFLTDFMIIGAGGLLISKETFFHSILTIVSGGVATGLCTLETK; encoded by the coding sequence ATGCAGCCATTAAGATACCTAATCATTCTTTTAGGAAGCTTACTCATTGCTACGGGAACTAATTTTTTTCTCGTCCCATATAAAATCCTGGATGGGGGAATAATAGGGATAGCCCTCATTATCAATTATTTATCCGACGCTAAAATTGGCGTAGCTATAATTCTCTGCAGCTTCCCTATCTTCCTGCTCGCTTGGTTAAAGGAACGCGATATCTTTTACAACAGTGTACTCGGTCTATTGACCTCATCATTTCTAATCGAACTTCTTGGTCCTTTTCAATATTACTTTCTGTATTATTTTGAGTTTGGTTCCGTTTCTAGCGCCATTATTGGCGGTTTTTTGATGGGAACGGGGCTTGGGATCATGCTGCGGTTTAAAGCAAGTACGGGTGGAACCGATCTGCTTGCTCAATTTATTAAAAAGTATGTACCGCTCAACCTTGGAGTTATCATCTTCTTAACTGACTTTATGATTATCGGCGCTGGGGGACTCCTGATTTCTAAAGAAACCTTCTTCCACTCCATCCTCACGATTGTCTCTGGAGGGGTGGCTACAGGTCTGTGCACACTCGAAACAAAATAA